The DNA window TATACCTGCCAGGTACCCATGGTTCATGCATGGACATGTACACATATACGCACACACATTGACACGAGTAATTCGCATGCCGGGGAACAACCCCCGTTAAAATTCTCCCTATCTTCAGGAAGCCTCGTCCATCCGCATCATGCCACGATGGGGGGCGCACACACAAAAAAGactgctgcgccgcgagaACGAACGCCGCGTACAAGGGATATGGGGTGTCAAGAAGGAGGGGCCTCTCGGCAGGACGAGACGGAACAGACAGAGAGAGTCATGTAACTAAATGTGCTGTGGGCAAAACTGCCGTGCTACTggcctgccgccgatgccgcgcgTACAGTTTCGGCGCCAGGGAAcggaaaaagggggggacaggaggaggaaaaggagaGAGCCGCACGCGAACAAGGCGAACAGGTTTTCCATTTTCCCATCTATTCTTTACAGAGGCCCAATGCTTATGTATGCATAAGAAAGACCCCCCATAAGCCCAAAGCAAGAacaaagaagaaggaggagtAAAAAAACGTGAGGGCCAAGTATAGGGGCAACGCACCAACAAGGCAACCCACGAAGCATTGCTCATGCTATAGCCCGACTGACTTCTCCATCATGTATGTATGTCAAGAGGGCAGACATCCCATCACCGCCCGCTCACTCGTCTACAGTCACTGCATGGCGGGTACTATGCAAGTTACTACAGACCTAGTACATACAACGTATATGTACAGTAGACCAGAGGGTAAGgaggccggctggctggattgatggctggctgctcgtACAGGGCGTTCTGTTGTACAGTCTTTTGCTTTTGGCGTGTGCCGTCGGCGCATCTACATACATGTGCAGTTGTGTctgcgtacttcgtacttcatAGTAGATGGACATGACATAacgccctctctctctctctctctctctctctctctttgcaCGCGCACTCCCCGCTCTCCCTGCCATCCCTCCTTCTCTCTGCCTCTATGCCTCTATTTCTTCCCCCCTACATATAGGCTCCGCCATGCCTTCACCTCCCCACGGCCATGTatgtacgccgccgccgccgccgttcctCCTAGACATGGGCGCCAACCACGCACACACGgacacacacgcgcacacacagATTGCACAGATACGTCGTTGTTATTGCTCTTAGTCACTCCTTTACTCGCCCGGTAGCTTGCAAATCCCCCAAACGGGAAGGCTAAATAATTTTTAATAAAAACAAAAACCCTCGTCacccccagccagccatcagccagccagggtcgcaggcgggcgggcgggcgggactGCGCTGCAACCCACAACCACCCACTCCACCCCCCAAACATGGCAAGATGGTCCTGATCAAGGTGGTCGGGACctgtggatggatggatggttggACGGGTTGGTTGGTGCTTCGTTCCATAATTCTGCAGCcgcggagctgctccttgcGCTTCCGGGCCACTCTGCTTGCCTCCTGCGAGGATAAAAGTGTCAGGGATCCCTGCATCTCGCTGCGACAAATGACATCCAAGAACCTCCCCTGGAGGTACCAAGGGTACGCAGTGCCTTTCAACTCAATCATTCGTCTCAAACAAAAAACGCACGACCAACTTGAATATTCTTTGGGTCCAGCCGCTGCGGCTTCTCCCCTGTCGTCATGTAGCTAACGGCTACCAAAGTGCTGCAGACACCATCCCTGGAACGCCCAGCTGCCATATATAGAAACGCGTAGAACCACCAACAAACCCGAGCAAGTCCCCAACGGCGCTGTGATCGAGACAAATGCaaccgctgctgcagggaCTACTTGCCTACTTTGCACATTGCGTTGCGCCTTGTCTGCGTGCGCATGAACAAGCATCATACCCTGCCCGACATGGCCACCAAATCgactccccccccccgccactGGATGGGCATGTATCGCGTTGCCAAAGGGCCGGCCCCTCTCGCCAATCATTATTAAGACGCGCCGCTTCGAGTATCTATCTCTCGCGTTGCCAAGCCGTCCGCGGCCGTAGAGAGAAGTCATCTCTCAGTCTCAGCGACGTTCGAGAAACTGGAGCAAGTGTTCAGTTAATTGCTCCTTGATCAGCGCTGTGCTCGCTgccagctccgcctcgtGCGAACCTTCGGAAGACCTAGTCTCTTGGTCGGGTGCGTGCTTCTAGCTTGAcgctgcgcccgcggccggctCCTCCTTTGGTTGCGGCGGCTCGAGACCCGCATTCTGCGCGACCCTCTTCCACGTCTCGAGCTCTCGGTACAGCCTCTCGCACTCCTGCTTGAGTTTGTCGTTGGACGCGCTGAGCTCCGTAATGGCCTGCTCCGTCAAGAGCTTCTCCAGGGTCCACTTCTCAATGTTCTGTTGCTCGTTCTCCTTAAGTTGCTGGATGAAGCTCACGGCTCTCTGCAAGATTGATCCCTTGTTCTTCTCGCACCCCGGCACGATCTTAGCCAGTTCGTTAATGCCTTCGTTGATCGTttcgcggcgccgacgttCCACTGAGAGGCCACAGCGAGTCAGCAATAGCTCGTAACTTGCGGCGCGTTCTATGGGTGCAGATGCGCTCCTCACCTTCCTTGTGGTTGTCCTTGCGCATCTTATGCCACTCCTCCGATCCGACGCTCGGTTTCGGATTCCCCGATGCTGACGACGTCGAGTACCTGTGTCCTTGGGGCTGAACACCATTCGAGGGGGGACCCGGCTGCTGGTTCGCCGCCACGTTGGAACtgtcgagcaggccgtccGGTGGCACGTCTGGGTTGAACGagccatcatggccgtggtccccctcggcgcccgtctgcGCGGCAAACTGCTCTTCCGTAGACGGAGGCACGTGCAATGTGGGATACATGCCCAGGGCGGCCTGAGCTGTGCTCGTCGCGTTGGAGGGATCCGACGTTTCCGTGTGATcggccgcagcggcctgcTGGAGGGCGTTGAAGTCGGCGACAttgacgccgcccgtgctcGCCGCGTGCGTGGCCTCGATGGCATTCTCGATGaaggcggccgtgtcggcTGACATGGACGCTGGGGGCGCGGCTCGCTTCGCCCGCTGCGCGTCAGggctctcctcctctctcttACGCTTCTGTCCCGGGGAACCGGTGAGGCTCGACAGGTCGGGCTGATCCGCAACTACCGGTTCAGACATGGTCGGTGGCGAGATGGTACaacggtggtggtggtggcaatGCTAGTGTTCAGGGCGACAATAACTCGGCAAGCAACAAGAGCTGACGTGAACGCGAGTGACGTTGTCAAACCTGGAGCAGCAGTACGGTCAGTCGGATTGCCAGTTCCATCAAGGACACGACCACGGCCATCGATGCGGCACAGGCCGGCATCAGTGCCACCGTCGTTGCATACAGAACGACTGAtggacgccatggcgagAGCTCCGAGGTCGCCTGGCCGCGTCGTCCAGCTtggtcggcggcagcagcagcacgcgctgATGCGGAGAGACTTGGGCACTCGGCAGCGACCGACTTGATCAGCAGGGTGGATACGGGCAGACCAAGGCAAACAGGATAGAAATCACCGCGcaggcatcggcggcggctctggtGCGCTCGCTCCCACTTGAGGAGGCTGGTCGGACAGGCGGCGGAGTCCAGCTGGGACGCGTGGGACCCCGACTGCTGTCACGGCGACCTGCAGGacgcgcagcggcgagagacggcggtggcgacgggcgaATCAATCatgcgggcgcgggcagtCGCTGCATCAAGCTCGCATGAGCGAAAGGagcgacggcaagggccaggccagcATCATGAGGCATGATGAGCCCGGCCGTGACGCGTCGTGCATTGAGGGGGATTGCGCAGCAAGAGGCGCAATTTTCGCGAGTGCAGGCAGAGTAGAgtgctggtggaggaggagcgacGGCAATTCCATCCAAAATGGTGGTCGAGCCATCGGAAAATCATCGCGAGTCGTACATGGAAGATGCGTCGACAGACATACCTGGCAGATCATGTGCTCTCCAGATCACGGGTTCGGGCGCCCTCACGTGTTTTGCGTGATCAATCTCGTGATATCGCGCCGGAGTGTAAGTTGCAGGACCCGCAATGCACCGCGGCAGCAGgaacagcgacgacgcgccaggagaagtggtggtgggagaaagaaaaaaatgTAGAGaaccgaggcggcggtaacaagggcggcggccggcgggtTGCAGAAagggagagagtgagagagagcgGGTTTGGGCCGAATCTTTATGCTACGGTGGTTTTGAGGCGAAGAggatggatgctgctgcttgtcgTTGTCGCTGCACGcgtgcgccgcggcggcgggcgggcgggcgggctggcgggcgacgagctgagGCACACGGGAAAGAGGCGTTGGGGTCGGGTTCCCGGGGGGGTGGGCAgtagcagcaccagcagcagcagaagcagcagaagcagcaccagcggcaaGCTCGCAGGTCACGGggtggaggaagaggtggaACACGTGCAAGCGGGCGGACGCTGCGTGATAAATAGCgggtggggagggaggagggccgtgGGCGCGCCAGCCGTTCCCTTCTGCCTGaggccgccagccagccagcctccacctccactgCCTGCTgtcgcctgcccgcctgcctgcctgcctggcccagcAAATCACGGGTGCAGGTTTCGGCACACCGGCAGGATCTGGGCCAATGGGGTCGCGCGGCTGCCTGGGTGGGTCGCAAGCAgccgcctccactgcccCCTTCTGTCACTCTTTTCTCTCACATCTGgtctggggctgctgcttgctctCTGTTGGTACTTTGCAgtctctctctgtgtgtgcgtgcgtgtctcTCGCTATCTCGCACCcacgcgccgcgcgcacgcgtctcgctcgctcgctcactcacttCTCCATCTCTTTTGGCCGAttcatggctggctggcgggtTACATGTAATAGGCATGGACATAGAATCCATGCATGCTCCAGTTGATGTGTTCACAGCTTCTTCCACACGCCGgtcctgcctgcccaccTGCACTTTGGtaggcgggcggcagcagagcgCGTGGGTTGGCTCGTACCTGTAATAGCCACGCAAGGGTATGCGTCCAAGGGTCCAGGGCCCTCAGCTCCCTGCTACTACCTCTGCTGGGTGTCATTGTCACTGGGTTGCAGAGACATCCCACATCATCCCTCAGTCAGTCCGGCAAGGCACCCTGACGAAAGATGaagagagccgccgccgtgtcagtcacacacacagacactCACACAGacactcacactcacacacacacacacacacacacacacacagagagagagagagagagagagagagagagagagagagagagagagagagagagagagagagagagacaaggAGCGAGACGTGCAACGgtgcctcgcctcgttgGACGCTCACCACCCCCTACCCGGACCCGGAACGAAATGGATGTCCAAGTCCCGCCCCCTATTCCAAAGAGGCACCTTCTTGCGCTGCTGTCGATGAAGCtctggcggccgcgggctgATCAAGCACACCAAAACTGGATGCGAGTACCAACTAACTACTAGACCATCTCATCAGGCGCCTCGTACTTGGCACTACTTGCTACGTGCATACCAAGTTACCTCGAGACACTCGCTCACACACCATCTTATTCTCTCTCCCGTCTAGCACCCAAGTTGGTCCCTCTCGAGGCTAGTTCGTAGCCGCTTCCTTCGACGCGACGGCCCAGCCCGCAGAAGCAACAAGCAGCAACCGCCGCTGGGCTGCGCGCCGATCCGATCCGACCCGCGGCATCGCTCTCCaggctcttcctcctcctccaccaccgcccactAAGACAGCCCTCGCTCGTCTGGAGACAAGACTCCCTCCCGCCTACGTACCACTCGTAACTGCAAGTACCCCCCCAAATCGAGCACGCAGACCTCTTTACCAGGTCCTACCCTGTGTACAGTAACTAATACTACTACATGCGATGCAATAGTATGTAGGTACGCACGTATTCAGCAACTGGAGGTGGGGCCGTGTCTCTCCTCGGTCACGTCTTGAACCGTCCAAGCCTCCTCGTGTCTGGaaccgcgcccccccccccccgggttCGTCACCTGATGGTGTTTAGGGGGCGACCATCGCGATATCACTTGACGAGCCTCTCTCTGCGCCAAGTGAAACATGCCAACTGCTCTCGAGGTCGCATGGTCGCGCCTGGGACCTGCGATTCCGGTTTTCTCGCTCTGTGCCTACATGTATGCTACGCAAAGTACGTACATGACATGCGTTTGACTCGCGGATGCATCAAAGGCACACCCGAAAGGCGCCTCGTGCGGAAGCAGCACTGAGAGAaaccgctgccgctgcttcgTCAGCCGTGGTGGCCGGCCAGGTATTCACCGATGCTCTACGTCTGCTAGTATGTACGTAGTCATGACAGCCCGGGATGGCGTACGCCGTGCCCCTTTTGTTCAGATCCGAATGATGAAGCAAAGTGGACAAAGTCCTTGGTAGGTCTGATCCGCCTCGCCAGGGGATGCCTcatctggcggcggcggctaccCGTCGCTCAAGGTCCCTGACGAGCCGCGCAAGGCATGTCGATTCAGTAAATTTAGTGACAGTCATCGGGCGAGGCCCAAGGCCAACAGAGACGCACGCAAGGATGCAAAAGGCATCCCGCCGAACCCACGCGCGACACACCCACATCGTGAGCCTACCCGGCCACACTCGGTGTTGGGCGTCAGCTGCCAAACAcaacctgcctgcctgcctgccgtgcGCCCGTGGCATCCGGGTCGGTCTTCTCGTAGCCTTGCAGCAGAGTGACACCCTGACGACAAGCCGTTTGGTAGCATCCGCTGCGGTTGCCCCGGCTgcctcgcgcccgcgcacAAGGGACCCTGGGGCATGTACATACTGTACCTAGGTGTTGCTATGTAgatacctaggtaggtatttTTACAGCTGACGCGtcggaagacgacgacgacgggtgcATATTTGCGACGGACGGGGCTGGCTCCTCGAGAGCCGTCTTCGACTGACTGGCCCGATGTGGCGATTGACGGCATGGTTAATTATTACCTAGCCGCAGAAAGCTTGCACTTGTTATGCGTGCAATCAACTTTTACTCTTGCAGCAGCCTGTgcgttgatggcggcctcgctgTCTCGCAAGCTCATCTCATCTCCGCTGCACAATATCAGATCCCTGCAGCCGCCAGGCCCATTGCCCATTCATACTGCATTGCATCACTGTCAAGGaactgctgcggctgcgtcTCACTGCCTGCCTGTATACTGTAACTACCTCGACAATCAataggtaaggtagtagCCTTCATGAGGATTTGTTGACGGAATGGAACTCAGCTTTAGTTATTAGGGGACCTTAGGTAATCGGCACTGCCGCTGTggtagtaacttagtacctcTGATGCGGGGGGGCAGTTCAGTGCCTAATAAATGACGGGGCGGGACTGCCGATAATGAACTTAGTACGGCATGCCTGTAGTAGCTCCGATAACCGCCAGccctcaacgacgacaaaCGACCGACGTCAATCGCCGGGCGTCATCGTCTCCTCAACGGCGGCCACTTGACTCCTCCTCCCAACCACCAGCCAACGCTCGCCCCCGAATGGTCCGTCCGCACCGCCAACATCCCCCTAGCCTCGTAGCCGGCCGATATCCTCgtccaccatggccgaccaCGAGCTGTCCAAGATTCGGCATAGCGAgcacctgctgctggtacgTCACGTCCCTCGGCTCGCGAGATggatagagagagagagagagagagagagagagagcatcccgccccccctccgacgacgaagccatcGCTGACACGGCCTTTGCATTTTCCGCCCCCAAACAGGACCagccgctcctccgcctccccaaCGAACTGCTCCGCAAGAACTTCCGCTCCGCCCACTTCACCATCGAAAAGGACACGACGGCCCtcaaggcgctgctcaaggagtcggccacggccgccgtctcgggCCGCGCCTCCCAGCAGGACGTGCTCAGgaacctcgacgccatgctCTCCCGCATGCGCGGCGTCAAGCGCAAGCTGACGGCctacgccgaggaggagtcCCGCCTGCAcctccaggccgccgcccgcatcacccacctcgacgagctctacgccatcgacgccgtcgaggacgtcaagTACGAGGCCTGGAGCCGCAagcgcctcgaccgcctcctcgccgactaCCTCCTGCGCCATGGCTTCAACCAGACGGCCAGcgacctggccgccgagaaggGCCTCAgcaacctcgtcgacgtcgacaccTTTGTCAGCATGAGCCACATCTGCGAGTCCCTGCTCAACGGGAGCGTCACCGAGGCCCTGGCCTGGTGCACCGAGAACAAGAAGGAGCTGCGTAAAATGGAGGTGAGAGCAAATCATCATACCGCAAAGCAGcacatccccccccccccaataTCACTGGTTCATGGCTAAACGGTCACGCACCCCACCCTCCAGAGCAAACTCGAATTCatgctgcggctgcagcaATACATTGAGCTCCTCCGCACCGAGTCGCAACCCAAGCTCATGGAGGCTATCGCGCACGCCAAAAAGTACCTCATCCCGTACTCATCAATATACCCCAAGGACGTGAAGCGCGCCTGCGGCCTGCTCGCCTtcccgccctcgtccgcgtccCCCGCCTACGTCGACTCCTACGACGCCTCCCGATgggccgacctcgccgacctcttcACCCAGGCCCACAGCAACCTCctctcgctgcccgccgtgcccctcctccacatCGCCCTGTCGTCGGGCCTCTCGGCGCTCAAGACGCCCGCCTGCCACTCGTCGGCCGCccaccagggcggcggcggcgagggcgcctccatgcttggccacggcgtctGCCCCATCTGCTCCACCGAGCTCAACGAGCTGGCGCGCAACGTGCCCTACGCCCACCACACCAAGAGCCACGTAGAATACGATCTCAGGCTTCTCCCCAACGGCAAGGTGTACGGCCGCCAGCGGCTCGAGGACCACGCCAAGAAGGCCGGCCTGTCGGAGAACCAGGTCAAGGACCCCCGCACCGGTGAGGTCTACTCCACCGACGACCTCAAGAAGGTGTACATTACATGATGGCGGGGGGTGGGGGTGGCC is part of the Purpureocillium takamizusanense chromosome 7, complete sequence genome and encodes:
- the CBF1 gene encoding basic helix-loop-helix protein (BUSCO:EOG09263P17~COG:K~EggNog:ENOG503P143); protein product: MSEPVVADQPDLSSLTGSPGQKRKREEESPDAQRAKRAAPPASMSADTAAFIENAIEATHAASTGGVNVADFNALQQAAAADHTETSDPSNATSTAQAALGMYPTLHVPPSTEEQFAAQTGAEGDHGHDGSFNPDVPPDGLLDSSNVAANQQPGPPSNGVQPQGHRYSTSSASGNPKPSVGSEEWHKMRKDNHKEVERRRRETINEGINELAKIVPGCEKNKGSILQRAVSFIQQLKENEQQNIEKWTLEKLLTEQAITELSASNDKLKQECERLYRELETWKRVAQNAGLEPPQPKEEPAAGAASS
- the FYV10 gene encoding GID complex subunit containing RING finger motif (EggNog:ENOG503NUTP~COG:S~BUSCO:EOG09261O7R), which produces MADHELSKIRHSEHLLLDQPLLRLPNELLRKNFRSAHFTIEKDTTALKALLKESATAAVSGRASQQDVLRNLDAMLSRMRGVKRKLTAYAEEESRLHLQAAARITHLDELYAIDAVEDVKYEAWSRKRLDRLLADYLLRHGFNQTASDLAAEKGLSNLVDVDTFVSMSHICESLLNGSVTEALAWCTENKKELRKMESKLEFMLRLQQYIELLRTESQPKLMEAIAHAKKYLIPYSSIYPKDVKRACGLLAFPPSSASPAYVDSYDASRWADLADLFTQAHSNLLSLPAVPLLHIALSSGLSALKTPACHSSAAHQGGGGEGASMLGHGVCPICSTELNELARNVPYAHHTKSHVEYDLRLLPNGKVYGRQRLEDHAKKAGLSENQVKDPRTGEVYSTDDLKKVYIT